In Cotesia glomerata isolate CgM1 unplaced genomic scaffold, MPM_Cglom_v2.3 scaffold_102, whole genome shotgun sequence, the genomic window ttaaaaaaaagatttattgttaaaataaatacttactgGTTTTAATAATATCCTCATGTGAAATGAGGTCATCTAATGTTGATGGCCGGTACTTTTCAACCCTTTAATTCCCCCGCAAACGGTAAACATACAAATAAATGCAAGCacattgttaatatttacattgctCTAACCATTTTcccatttaatatttaatgagcGTCATTTAACTTACCATGGTAAATTCCCAGATTTATCAACTCTCATTGCCGTTACTTTTTTATGAcacaaataaacaaaaaaaaaaaaaaaaaaaaaaaaattagttgtgTATCCTTAACGACCTCAAAAATATGCTACAGCTCAAATTAAAGTcggctttttatttttttactgctCTTCTAATTTACTTTtcagcaataaaaatataaaactaaataacGTATAGAATAAATGAATCACTTGTGTATGCTGGCCCTGGTCTGCTTTCTGCTTTTTGTCCACAGTAACTCCAGTAGCAGCGTTATTTTGCACagtagtttattattattgagtaaaatagaggttataatattatttcgcGCGCATTTGTTAGCCGACGGGTGACGCTGCGTGACGACAcaaatactaaataaaataataaaaacctatAGCAtagaataataacaatagtggGGTATAGAGTACTGTCACATGGATTGTCACAGAAGAAAACTGTAACTAGTTACGTGATACGTGAAATACAGACAGTGATTATAGCTAAAAGGACCAGGtcaccaatcacgttacgctATTTATTCAGTGACACGTGACTCTGACGTTGAATGGCCATGTGACAAGCATGTCACTGTTGTGCTCTATGCCATAAACGTGTGTGTACACTcgtgtatattttataatacaaaacTAGTATACGTTCCACTACTTCCATCAGCAACACCAGTATCAGGAGTATCACGAGTATCAGGACGTAGACCTACTCTCTTGCTTTCTGTCGACTAGAGTATATAAACTTTGTACATATCAACCTGCTTTATACTTTATCTTTTATACTTtatactttataaattttttttctgtcctggtattgtttttaaaataaccttttttttttattgcattttagagtatagaaaaaaaattaaatattgacgacGTAATCCGAGGCGTGAGTTATTTGCTGGCAGCGAGAACGAAGGCACAAAAAGACGTGTGGTGTTGGTTGATGAAAGCTTGCACATTTAGCTTGAGCTGGTGCACATCAGCTGCAAGTAGAGAAGAGAACACCGGCGTaaagagaaaataataaaaataataataatataaaaatatagttgagtaaaaaaaaacgggagattaaaattattatggcaCTGCGTTTAATGAAAAAAGGCCTAGGACCGGTATCGTTTGGACGACGTCAAACACCGGATAATAtcgttcaaaaattcaaatatttactGATATTGGACTTTGAAGcaacttgtgaaaaaaatgtacagaTAAAAAACCAGGAAATAATCGAGTTTCCTTGCATTGCGGTTAGTACGAAAAATTGGGAAATAGAGAGTATCTTTCATGAATATGTAAAACCGAGAGTAAATCCAATTATAAGTCCGTTCTGTACAGAATTAACAGGAATTATGCAAGAAACAATTGAGAATGAAGAATATTTCCCAGTTGTACTggataaattttctacatggctcgcaacaaataattttatcaaggatataaataattctagtaataataataataataataataattatgaaagtaCATTTGTTACTTGTGGTGATTGGGATCTAAAAGTTATGCTGCCCAATCAGTGTTCTCTTGATAATTTACCAGTACCGCACTATTTCAATCAGTGGATTAACTTGaagagaattttttacatgGCAACACAGTATTATCCAACAAGCTTGAGGGACAtgcttaataaattaaatttgtcaGCGCAAGGTAGACTTCACTCGGGTATACACGACTCTGTCAATATGAAAAGAATTATTGAAACCATTGCCAATAAATATCCTGTTAAATTTGATTATACATCCAAAACGAAAGcaattttagattaaaatttattatttagaaatatacatatacatatatttattttatattataactttattataatcattttataaaattatatatgagttagtataaaaaattgcgtggagtgtttttttttctaccctGGATACGCTACTTTATATAATAAgtacaatattaaaataaatgaaaatgaaaaggaataaaaaacaagtggagtaaaaaagttttttaaaaaatgaaaagaaaaattttaaatacaagtaATATAAATTAGTTTTCAAGTACGCGCGCGTAAATTCATAAGATGCTTAACGTTATTTAAGATCCGGATTCTGTTCTTCCGTGAGCTGAAGCACCACCAGCCTCAGTAGAAGGAACACTAGCGGCAGTTAAGATTTTTATCGCAAGATCACGTTTCTCATTAGCTGTATAAATTCGTAAAACGGCCTCGATATTTTTGTCAAcactgttgttattattagaCTGAATTTTAACGAGAATACCCCTTCTGGCCGGGATGAGACCCTCGCTAGGCACAACACTCACAAGTTCACTGTGAGACAATAGCTTCGTTCTGTATGGTTGGTTATTACTTGTCATATTTGTTATAATAACTGTAGCGTGTTTTAAAATCGGAGGACTTAAAGTAACAGATAATGGAGAGACagtaaattgtttatttttatcagcTTCTACATCAATGCTCACGTCTGTAACTGGGTTCCTCATGGACGTTGTTACAGAGGACGATGATGAGGATGGTATTGGTTGATTGTTGTTTGCTCTCGTAATATAATTTGCGTCAGTCAAATACCGAGTTTCAGAAGCAGAAGgcaaataataactattattttcaTTGGTAACAGTGATTGCGGTACAGTTGTTTATCTCACTGGCGCTGTAAagtgattgaaataattttgattcatTAGAATCGTCATCATCGtcgtaataataatcatcTGTATCCTGGTATATCGACATTGTGTCGTCCGAATCCCACTCCATTGTTAAAGTTATTGCGTGTCGCGAAAGTTGTCGACACAAAATACCGAGGTCCTGAACAGAGTCACgtataatattcaaattatttattgatttttcccCAGTAATAACTTTGCTAATTTGGTGAACCATGCTCATAAATATATCTTTGCTatctttagattttttaacttgttcggcttgagttatttttttgtagagtCTGCGAATTCGCCATCGTGTGGGTTCATCGCCGTGCATTATTGTAAGAGTAGCTATATCGGTAACATTGCCGGTGGAATTGCCGCAGCCGCCTCTGACCCCTGAGGCTGTTGCCCCGCGTAATAATGCCATGTCCTCTCGACGAGGTCGAAATCTAAGTGTTATCCACTGAACCTCTTTCGGTGCAAGTATCACTTCCGTCGGTTCGATGTGCCAATTTGATTCAACTGATGGATAAACGGCTTTCGGTGCTAACGATATTTTAGCGTAAGCTGACAAATCACCTGTATTTTCTAGTCTTATTTTAGTGTTTAGAGTACCATTGGAGTTTAATTTACCGAGAGGCAACCACATCTGATCGCCTATTATTTTAAGCGCTTGACCAACACAAACTTTTGCGTAACCACCGTAACCGTAAAGAGGAATTATCCTAGAAGGTCTCGATAATTCTTTGTTGTTGTTGTCATTGTTCTGTTGCTGCTGATGCTGTTTCTTATCAAAATaagtaaatgttatttttccAGCCGCTGGACCAACTGAACTCGGATTAAATATCACCGTAAATGTCTTACTCTCCATACGCTGCAGTGTCACCGTCATATTGGTACTCGAATCAcgatcttttaaaaatttatagcaaTTATCTTTATCAGTTATCACTCCCTGGAGTTTAATTTTCGAGCTTCCAATGTTACGTATAGTAAACTCACGATTTTCGTATTTACCAACTTTAACGGTAGTCCACACTAAAGTTGAATTAGTAGACTTTATTGGAATTATAACGTCATCCGTAACGGCTGTAGGTGGTCTTGAACCACCAGTGTTGGATGTCGTCGTAGATATTGTACTACGGGGTGAATTTCTAccagataaatttattctcgGCACTATTGTCGTCCCTATACTCGCCGTTGATGCCGGTGACAATATATTGTTGCTAGGAGATAAACCAGCATCATTTACAATATCGCCGCTGGCGCCGAGTTCAACAGAACCAGCGCGCGTACCACCAGTACCAGACGCACCAGTAAACATCATACGCTGTGGAGTATTGCACCGTTGACAGTAATCgttattttcattatcaacTCCAACTTTATTACTTTCTCTGTCTTTATCTTTTTCCTCTCTATTTTTACCTCTTCCTTCCTCATcttcattttctttttcatttttttcattttctattaatactgctgaatatgaataaatatttccatctgtttttatattaattactgcttgtctatcatttaattttattcctgTACTGCTGtggtattttattaatacaatgCTCATTTCGTCAATCTGTAGtgtcaaattttttggttcaatattaaaattatcctcCGGCAATTTATCAAATGGTTCAACAGCTACTGataaatttaccattttatttgttttattttttaatcgtatatatttatttgtattaatttttaataaaactggCGTTGCATCAATTAATTCTATCTCACGATGACAGTCACCATTAGCTGTTGCTGTTGCTCCCGTTACTTgagttgttgttgttgttgttgttagtATTGACGTAGAGCTACACGTTAAATCTTGATTTTTGAATTCATCATTGATCGTTGGAATGAAACACATCATATGTTGTTTCGTGAATATTTCACGTGTCGACATATCCATTACCTGAATACTAAGTGAGGCCATTACTGGATCaccgaattttaaaaaattaaccattAGTTTAGCCGTTTTTGATTCATTCGGTTCAATTAAAATCTGGTCTGATGGCACTATTATTTCaacgttatttttattaccttGAATTTGGTCCAATTTAAATGTACATATTAACCAACGATcgctttcattttttatttcaatgtctGCATCACGCGGTACTCCAATCAAACATTTATATAAATCACGAGTATTTTTACCTATACTTATTTTTTCGCTAACtcttttttcataatttgtaTAATCCAGTTCTTGTTTTATAACCATATTATTTTGTTGCTGGTGCTGCTGATATTGATCATGACGCTGACGAATATTTTCTAACaatgcattattattatcatcatcatcatttctaccgctattattttgtttaatgttattttgcatcgaattatgatttaaaagtttatactTTGACAAAGGCGATTCTGCTGGTgataatattgatgtttttattattttaatccctttactatttttataactctCTGATGCATCAACAACATCTTTTGTACTCGGGAATAAAGCTTTAGCAACATCGCTgtcattattaaaatgatttttatcattaaaagaGTCAAagtcatttttaataacaccGTTAACGCTCTTATTATCAAAGGATAATCCATTTGATTTTATTCCAGCATCATTATCCGATGCACCAGCTACTAAAGTTGTTGAAGACGTGCTGTTCATAACAGGTAACGAAGTTCTCGCTGGTAATACTGTATAAGTATCCCCTCCGCCGGGCATAATAGTCTTTGAACTTAACATAGAAAGATTATCAGACTTTTGTTTCTTCTTGAGCATCAAAAGTTGATCGATTAACCGCCGCGGACTCCCACCCAGTTCGTCAGACTGCAACACCTGAGCTATTTTACTCAAACTCATTAAGTCGTCAGCCACTGTTGTTTTTGAGAGTTGCGTTTCATCGCAGCTGTTTACCATCGTATTAttactgaaactttcagacTCAACGTCCACAGTGCCGTTAAGCGTACTCGCCATTTCACCGCCGTTAACCGGAGATTTATAACTTGCGATACGTTCGGGACTTCTGATACTGTGCAGTCCAAAATTAGGCCTATCCACAATGCTGCTTATAGTGCTGTTCGATAATTGGCCCAGGGGATCGCATTTTCTTTTGAAATATTCACCAACCGATACTTTACGACCACCAGATGTGGCCGTAGCACAAGATGCTAGCGATAAATCCAATTCGCCTATTATTCCTGAAAAACAGGTTAAGTTAAGATGTTCTTTcctattattgtaattattattattattattattattgttgtttttgttgttattattattagtattattgaCACAATTTGTAGAAGCAACAGGAACAATTGTAGTGGCTGATGGCGGTATTACGTCATAATTTTGTCGCCAGGACAATTCATCAGTCAATAGTTTATTATCAAACTGCGAACCTGACAGGAAATCATCGTTGCCAAATTTTTCCATCAACTCTGCGGCTGTGCTGTTAAAGCTAAACCCATATGCATTGGAATTATTGGCTTTAAAGCTCGATAAAACTGACGTCGATGACGTCACGCCGTCTTCGTTAATTATTGACGATCTCCCGGTAAATTCTGTCGGCTCGAAGCTCAcctgtaattataaataatctttagtacatcataaattaaaagcttttaattattttgaaataactcACAGTAGTTGAGTTGAATTTTGACACCTGATTGGGTAACGAAGTCTTTCCTTCTTCTGTTGCTGATAAATTTTGGATATTCAcgttattttctttatttgtgTCTAAAAcagttgttatttttttttttaattattcattaacgctaaaaataaaaataatttaccatAGAGAGCAGGATTGTTATCACGTTGGCTACATCTTAATAATAACTGTCTCGCAAGTTCTCTTTCAGTCTCAATATTTATTGTCGTATTGTTCATTCTTGATTGGTCCTTCATCACTGCTTGATATTGAAATAAGCAAATAagtaatagaataaaatatgtaataaaaaaaaaaaaaaaatatttatataatatatacttaCGAGTAGAAACATCAATGAGGCCCAGCGAACTTTCTCCCGCGCTTGCTGTCAACAAACGATCCTCAGATTGTCTTTCGCTCCAACAATTGCTGTAATCATTGATCGGAGAATTTTCAGGCATAAACCTCGTACCAGTTGATCTCATTCTGGAGTGaacaaattatcaaaaattaaaaaaatgaaaactaaCCTTCaagttaatataattaattattattattaaaaaaaaaaaaaaaaaaaaaatgcaattgataaaagaaaacttacACTTTTCTTTCAACAGTCGAGGAAGCTTGTGGTGGCCGTAAATTAGACAAAGTAATATCAGCAAACTCAAGATCGAATTGTTGTTGGAGTTTATTACTAATATTTCTTGTTGATTTAGTATCAACAAAATTCCCACTAGCATTGCAATGACTATTGTTTACACTTTCACTATTAACTTGCATTGTTTTTGTGGTTTATGTTTGAGCAAACACCCATAACACGTGTAATCATTGATACCAGTATTCTCGCGCGTTTTTTCTTTCGACgcaattaaaattcatatgaCTGTTGTGTCTTGTTtccttttttttgttacattattttttctgaCGTATATATTTAACACATAACGCTCCGTACACACGccttctttttaaaaaaaaaatcatacaaCTTGTAGTTCTTACTATCAACTCCAGAGCGCGGGAGAGTCATGGGAAAAAGTTagaaatatttgaaataatgaCCTTGAAATAAAACTATCGGCCATTTTCCTccaactaataataataataataataataataataataataataataaattgaataaataaatatacataacCTCAACTTCTCAAATAGTGAACCACGAGGTAATAAACTTGTACACATtgactgatttttttataataaagttaaaagATGACTGACGCGGCTGAAGATTGTGAGGAAAAGCTGAGTAATGTTGAAGAAActgatgaattaaataatcCTTACGCTTATCTTGAAAGAGAAGATTTTACATcggagaaatttaaaatacttgtTTCTGGACTGCCAAAGTATTTTGGAATAAagcaagttaaaaaattattcaatgaaAAACTGAGATTGCAAACTTGTAAGATAAAACCCTTGAATAATAAGCTCAATTGGATCTTTGTTAATTTTCGCAATGAAGAGGCACGGGAGCATGGGCTGAAAACTATCGATGGGATGGTTTGGAAAAATTGCCAGCTTACTGCCAaagtaagtttaaaatttttaattttaatatttttgatatcatttacaattttttgttatttttattcaatagaaAGCAAAAGCCGCCCCAGATCCATTTATCAAGCGGAAGTTGGAAGCtgacgaaaaaaattgtaaaaaattaaaaaccaaTGATGAGGATAATGATCAAGAGCAAAAGGAAGAAATTATTTCGGTGCTTGATCAAATAAAATCTACTACAATTCCTCTTTGGGATGTTCCCTATGAAAAACAggtaattttcattattaacacTTGAAATATTTGAGTTATATTGagtagaattatttttttctagttgAGTATGAAGCAAAGTGAGATGAGATCGATTATTGCCAAACTTGGGCAACTAATTGCCAGGAATAATAGCGGATTAACTGGGTGGATTGAAAAACAACGAGCTGTTAATGATGGATTAATTTGCGAGTTGAAACCAATTTTAAGTGCTGAGGAAACCAATGGATATAGGAATAAATGCGAATTTACGAtaggtaatttaatttttattttttaaatatattcgtttatttattaatttataagatCATGGAATTACATCCCCTGTGACCATACATCATTAGTAACAAAGTAACTTAGTTATTAGCTTAAATTCTACTATAAtccaaaaatagaaaataaaaacatcaataaaaatataaaatataaaatacttagtttcaaaataacataaataattattgtactttttaacttttagGTAAAAATGAAGATAACGAAATTTTAATTGGCTTTAGAATGTCCAGTTACGCTGCTGGATCAACAACTGTGGGGCCAATTGATCACTTGTGCCACATTCCTGAAAGAATGAAAATCGCTGTAAGagtatttcaaaaatttgttcgaGAATCTCAGCTAGATGTCTATGATCCAGTGAATCACAAAGGATTTTGGAGCCAAGTTACTATTCGAGCTACTCGTCTAGGCCATTTGATGCTGATTATTGGAACTTATCCCAAGAATTTACCGGTTGATATTTCTTTCGACGATTTAGTTgccaaaataataaatttctttgaaGAAAGTGACGGGAAAGAAGCTCAGGTCACTTCATTGTACATCCAGATGATGGGTGGATCGTgagttaaatttatcaataaaattttttaagccttgatattgattgataatttaac contains:
- the LOC123273524 gene encoding uncharacterized protein LOC123273524 isoform X1, whose protein sequence is MQVNSESVNNSHCNASGNFVDTKSTRNISNKLQQQFDLEFADITLSNLRPPQASSTVERKVMRSTGTRFMPENSPINDYSNCWSERQSEDRLLTASAGESSLGLIDVSTPVMKDQSRMNNTTINIETERELARQLLLRCSQRDNNPALYDTNKENNVNIQNLSATEEGKTSLPNQVSKFNSTTVSFEPTEFTGRSSIINEDGVTSSTSVLSSFKANNSNAYGFSFNSTAAELMEKFGNDDFLSGSQFDNKLLTDELSWRQNYDVIPPSATTIVPVASTNCVNNTNNNNNKNNNNNNNNNNYNNRKEHLNLTCFSGIIGELDLSLASCATATSGGRKVSVGEYFKRKCDPLGQLSNSTISSIVDRPNFGLHSIRSPERIASYKSPVNGGEMASTLNGTVDVESESFSNNTMVNSCDETQLSKTTVADDLMSLSKIAQVLQSDELGGSPRRLIDQLLMLKKKQKSDNLSMLSSKTIMPGGGDTYTVLPARTSLPVMNSTSSTTLVAGASDNDAGIKSNGLSFDNKSVNGVIKNDFDSFNDKNHFNNDSDVAKALFPSTKDVVDASESYKNSKGIKIIKTSILSPAESPLSKYKLLNHNSMQNNIKQNNSGRNDDDDNNNALLENIRQRHDQYQQHQQQNNMVIKQELDYTNYEKRVSEKISIGKNTRDLYKCLIGVPRDADIEIKNESDRWLICTFKLDQIQGNKNNVEIIVPSDQILIEPNESKTAKLMVNFLKFGDPVMASLSIQVMDMSTREIFTKQHMMCFIPTINDEFKNQDLTCSSTSILTTTTTTTQVTGATATANGDCHREIELIDATPVLLKINTNKYIRLKNKTNKMVNLSVAVEPFDKLPEDNFNIEPKNLTLQIDEMSIVLIKYHSSTGIKLNDRQAVINIKTDGNIYSYSAVLIENEKNEKENEDEEGRGKNREEKDKDRESNKVGVDNENNDYCQRCNTPQRMMFTGASGTGGTRAGSVELGASGDIVNDAGLSPSNNILSPASTASIGTTIVPRINLSGRNSPRSTISTTTSNTGGSRPPTAVTDDVIIPIKSTNSTLVWTTVKVGKYENREFTIRNIGSSKIKLQGVITDKDNCYKFLKDRDSSTNMTVTLQRMESKTFTVIFNPSSVGPAAGKITFTYFDKKQHQQQQNNDNNNKELSRPSRIIPLYGYGGYAKVCVGQALKIIGDQMWLPLGKLNSNGTLNTKIRLENTGDLSAYAKISLAPKAVYPSVESNWHIEPTEVILAPKEVQWITLRFRPRREDMALLRGATASGVRGGCGNSTGNVTDIATLTIMHGDEPTRWRIRRLYKKITQAEQVKKSKDSKDIFMSMVHQISKVITGEKSINNLNIIRDSVQDLGILCRQLSRHAITLTMEWDSDDTMSIYQDTDDYYYDDDDDSNESKLFQSLYSASEINNCTAITVTNENNSYYLPSASETRYLTDANYITRANNNQPIPSSSSSSVTTSMRNPVTDVSIDVEADKNKQFTVSPLSVTLSPPILKHATVIITNMTSNNQPYRTKLLSHSELVSVVPSEGLIPARRGILVKIQSNNNNSVDKNIEAVLRIYTANEKRDLAIKILTAASVPSTEAGGASAHGRTESGS
- the LOC123273527 gene encoding tRNA (uracil-5-)-methyltransferase homolog A, producing the protein MTDAAEDCEEKLSNVEETDELNNPYAYLEREDFTSEKFKILVSGLPKYFGIKQVKKLFNEKLRLQTCKIKPLNNKLNWIFVNFRNEEAREHGLKTIDGMVWKNCQLTAKKAKAAPDPFIKRKLEADEKNCKKLKTNDEDNDQEQKEEIISVLDQIKSTTIPLWDVPYEKQLSMKQSEMRSIIAKLGQLIARNNSGLTGWIEKQRAVNDGLICELKPILSAEETNGYRNKCEFTIGKNEDNEILIGFRMSSYAAGSTTVGPIDHLCHIPERMKIAVRVFQKFVRESQLDVYDPVNHKGFWSQVTIRATRLGHLMLIIGTYPKNLPVDISFDDLVAKIINFFEESDGKEAQVTSLYIQMMGGSDSDGGNRPQERNGPIKHLSGSLHIEESLMGLKFRISPQAFFQINSQGAEILYQAAIDLAQCDKENTSLLDICCGTGTIGLCFAKHCAEVLGIEIVGDAIKDAKENAKQNNIDNSEFFVGKAESLLKAVIQRTIKDNIIAVVDPPRAGLHHQAVLSLRKTKKVSKILYVSCDPKAAMSNLVDLARPVSKQYLGEPFVPIKAIPVDMFPNTKHCELIILLERLSSTASYSPDSNTKCE
- the LOC123273524 gene encoding probable serine/threonine-protein kinase ndrD isoform X3, coding for MQVNSESVNNSHCNASGNFVDTKSTRNISNKLQQQFDLEFADITLSNLRPPQASSTVERKVMRSTGTRFMPENSPINDYSNCWSERQSEDRLLTASAGESSLGLIDVSTHTNKENNVNIQNLSATEEGKTSLPNQVSKFNSTTVSFEPTEFTGRSSIINEDGVTSSTSVLSSFKANNSNAYGFSFNSTAAELMEKFGNDDFLSGSQFDNKLLTDELSWRQNYDVIPPSATTIVPVASTNCVNNTNNNNNKNNNNNNNNNNYNNRKEHLNLTCFSGIIGELDLSLASCATATSGGRKVSVGEYFKRKCDPLGQLSNSTISSIVDRPNFGLHSIRSPERIASYKSPVNGGEMASTLNGTVDVESESFSNNTMVNSCDETQLSKTTVADDLMSLSKIAQVLQSDELGGSPRRLIDQLLMLKKKQKSDNLSMLSSKTIMPGGGDTYTVLPARTSLPVMNSTSSTTLVAGASDNDAGIKSNGLSFDNKSVNGVIKNDFDSFNDKNHFNNDSDVAKALFPSTKDVVDASESYKNSKGIKIIKTSILSPAESPLSKYKLLNHNSMQNNIKQNNSGRNDDDDNNNALLENIRQRHDQYQQHQQQNNMVIKQELDYTNYEKRVSEKISIGKNTRDLYKCLIGVPRDADIEIKNESDRWLICTFKLDQIQGNKNNVEIIVPSDQILIEPNESKTAKLMVNFLKFGDPVMASLSIQVMDMSTREIFTKQHMMCFIPTINDEFKNQDLTCSSTSILTTTTTTTQVTGATATANGDCHREIELIDATPVLLKINTNKYIRLKNKTNKMVNLSVAVEPFDKLPEDNFNIEPKNLTLQIDEMSIVLIKYHSSTGIKLNDRQAVINIKTDGNIYSYSAVLIENEKNEKENEDEEGRGKNREEKDKDRESNKVGVDNENNDYCQRCNTPQRMMFTGASGTGGTRAGSVELGASGDIVNDAGLSPSNNILSPASTASIGTTIVPRINLSGRNSPRSTISTTTSNTGGSRPPTAVTDDVIIPIKSTNSTLVWTTVKVGKYENREFTIRNIGSSKIKLQGVITDKDNCYKFLKDRDSSTNMTVTLQRMESKTFTVIFNPSSVGPAAGKITFTYFDKKQHQQQQNNDNNNKELSRPSRIIPLYGYGGYAKVCVGQALKIIGDQMWLPLGKLNSNGTLNTKIRLENTGDLSAYAKISLAPKAVYPSVESNWHIEPTEVILAPKEVQWITLRFRPRREDMALLRGATASGVRGGCGNSTGNVTDIATLTIMHGDEPTRWRIRRLYKKITQAEQVKKSKDSKDIFMSMVHQISKVITGEKSINNLNIIRDSVQDLGILCRQLSRHAITLTMEWDSDDTMSIYQDTDDYYYDDDDDSNESKLFQSLYSASEINNCTAITVTNENNSYYLPSASETRYLTDANYITRANNNQPIPSSSSSSVTTSMRNPVTDVSIDVEADKNKQFTVSPLSVTLSPPILKHATVIITNMTSNNQPYRTKLLSHSELVSVVPSEGLIPARRGILVKIQSNNNNSVDKNIEAVLRIYTANEKRDLAIKILTAASVPSTEAGGASAHGRTESGS
- the LOC123273524 gene encoding uncharacterized protein LOC123273524 isoform X2 yields the protein MQVNSESVNNSHCNASGNFVDTKSTRNISNKLQQQFDLEFADITLSNLRPPQASSTVERKVMRSTGTRFMPENSPINDYSNCWSERQSEDRLLTASAGESSLGLIDVSTLMKDQSRMNNTTINIETERELARQLLLRCSQRDNNPALYDTNKENNVNIQNLSATEEGKTSLPNQVSKFNSTTVSFEPTEFTGRSSIINEDGVTSSTSVLSSFKANNSNAYGFSFNSTAAELMEKFGNDDFLSGSQFDNKLLTDELSWRQNYDVIPPSATTIVPVASTNCVNNTNNNNNKNNNNNNNNNNYNNRKEHLNLTCFSGIIGELDLSLASCATATSGGRKVSVGEYFKRKCDPLGQLSNSTISSIVDRPNFGLHSIRSPERIASYKSPVNGGEMASTLNGTVDVESESFSNNTMVNSCDETQLSKTTVADDLMSLSKIAQVLQSDELGGSPRRLIDQLLMLKKKQKSDNLSMLSSKTIMPGGGDTYTVLPARTSLPVMNSTSSTTLVAGASDNDAGIKSNGLSFDNKSVNGVIKNDFDSFNDKNHFNNDSDVAKALFPSTKDVVDASESYKNSKGIKIIKTSILSPAESPLSKYKLLNHNSMQNNIKQNNSGRNDDDDNNNALLENIRQRHDQYQQHQQQNNMVIKQELDYTNYEKRVSEKISIGKNTRDLYKCLIGVPRDADIEIKNESDRWLICTFKLDQIQGNKNNVEIIVPSDQILIEPNESKTAKLMVNFLKFGDPVMASLSIQVMDMSTREIFTKQHMMCFIPTINDEFKNQDLTCSSTSILTTTTTTTQVTGATATANGDCHREIELIDATPVLLKINTNKYIRLKNKTNKMVNLSVAVEPFDKLPEDNFNIEPKNLTLQIDEMSIVLIKYHSSTGIKLNDRQAVINIKTDGNIYSYSAVLIENEKNEKENEDEEGRGKNREEKDKDRESNKVGVDNENNDYCQRCNTPQRMMFTGASGTGGTRAGSVELGASGDIVNDAGLSPSNNILSPASTASIGTTIVPRINLSGRNSPRSTISTTTSNTGGSRPPTAVTDDVIIPIKSTNSTLVWTTVKVGKYENREFTIRNIGSSKIKLQGVITDKDNCYKFLKDRDSSTNMTVTLQRMESKTFTVIFNPSSVGPAAGKITFTYFDKKQHQQQQNNDNNNKELSRPSRIIPLYGYGGYAKVCVGQALKIIGDQMWLPLGKLNSNGTLNTKIRLENTGDLSAYAKISLAPKAVYPSVESNWHIEPTEVILAPKEVQWITLRFRPRREDMALLRGATASGVRGGCGNSTGNVTDIATLTIMHGDEPTRWRIRRLYKKITQAEQVKKSKDSKDIFMSMVHQISKVITGEKSINNLNIIRDSVQDLGILCRQLSRHAITLTMEWDSDDTMSIYQDTDDYYYDDDDDSNESKLFQSLYSASEINNCTAITVTNENNSYYLPSASETRYLTDANYITRANNNQPIPSSSSSSVTTSMRNPVTDVSIDVEADKNKQFTVSPLSVTLSPPILKHATVIITNMTSNNQPYRTKLLSHSELVSVVPSEGLIPARRGILVKIQSNNNNSVDKNIEAVLRIYTANEKRDLAIKILTAASVPSTEAGGASAHGRTESGS
- the LOC123273530 gene encoding ERI1 exoribonuclease 3: MALRLMKKGLGPVSFGRRQTPDNIVQKFKYLLILDFEATCEKNVQIKNQEIIEFPCIAVSTKNWEIESIFHEYVKPRVNPIISPFCTELTGIMQETIENEEYFPVVLDKFSTWLATNNFIKDINNSSNNNNNNNNYESTFVTCGDWDLKVMLPNQCSLDNLPVPHYFNQWINLKRIFYMATQYYPTSLRDMLNKLNLSAQGRLHSGIHDSVNMKRIIETIANKYPVKFDYTSKTKAILD